Within the Mycobacterium gordonae genome, the region GCCCACACACATCGCGTGCACGCTGCTGCGGAATGCGGCCAGCACCTGGTCCTCGATGCCCAGGTCGCGGCTGCGCTCCAGTACCGCCACCGCCGCGGGAGCCGAGGTGAAGCTCACCGCGTCGAACTGGCGCCGAGCGATACCGGTGACCAATTGATCGAACTCGCCGTCCAAAGGCACTGGCTTCCAGCGGTATACGCGAAGCGGAACAACTTCTGCGCCCGCGGCGCGCAAACCCCCGAGGAACTCCGGGAATGGGTCCCATCCGTCGGCCGCGCCGTGCAGCTGAACGGCGATGCGCTTTCCGGCAACACCCGAGTTGAGCAGGTATTCCGCGACCTCGTGCGAAGATTCGGACTCCGGCGACCACTCCTCGCGCAGGCCGGCCGCGCGCAGGGCGCCAGTTGCCTTCGGTCCGCGTGAGATGACTCGCGCCGACGAAAGTGAGTCGATGAGTTCTGTCGCGATGCCCCATCCCTCGGCCGCCGCCACCCATCCGCGAAAACCGATGCCGGTGTGGGCCACCAGGATGTCCGCTGGATCGGCGATCAATCTTTGCGTGTTGCTGTGCAATTCGTCGTCATCGAGCAGTGCGATCATGCTGATCGCGGGGGCGGCGAACACCTCCGCCCCATGCCGGCGGAGCAGCGCGCACAACTCTTCCGCGCGACGGGCTGAGGTGACTGCGATCCGGTAGCCGGAGAGTGGCGCAGGCGTTGGCTGGGCCATATCTCGGTTGTATGCCAAGCTCATTTCCAAAGCGTTACCTAGCAATTGCTGCAGCATTGCCCTCGGCTGCGTTCTTCGTCACAGGATCGGCGGGACGGCGGACATACATTCGCCAGGTGAGCCACGCGGCGAAGATGTAGGACGCCAGGAACATCCAGTATGCCGAGGTTTCGGTGCCGCTGTGCAGATAGGACTCGCACAGCGCCAGGTTGATACCCACGCCGCCCAGTGCGCCCACCGCGGAACAGAATCCGATCAGCGAACCCGACATGGCGCGTGCCCAGTGCCGGCGTTCGGCCTCGCCGGCAACCAGAGAACGGCTACGTGCCTCGAAGATGGACGGTATCAACACGAACACCGATCCATTGCCCATGCCGGCCAGGATGAACAACGCCATGAAGCAGAAGACGTAGCCCGTCAACGTGAAACGCGTGGTGTCGGGTGCGATGTCATCGCGGGTGCTGATGCCCACCAGCAATGCCGCGGCGAAGATCATGCCGCCGAGGACGCCCAGGGTGACCCGACTCCCACCTATGCGATCGGACAACTTGCCGCCATAGATTCGGGCCAGTGAGCCCAACAGCGGTCCGATGAAAGCGATCTGGGCGGCGTGCAGCGACGCGTGTCTGACGCTTTCGCCGTGTTCTTCGAAGTTGACCTGCAATACCTGGCCGAACGCGAAAGCGAACCCGATCCAGGAGCCGAAGGTGCAGATGTAAAGCAGCGAGATGACCCAGGTGTGCCGCACGAACAAGACCGACCGCATGGTGTTCAGTGCAATACCGTGTTCGAGGTTGTCCATGAACAACGCCGCTGCGATACCGACAATCGCCAGCAGCACAAGGTAAATCGCGCACACCCAGTACGGCGCCCGGTGCCCGGCGGTAGCCAGCGCCAACAGACCCACGAGTTGTATCACCGCGACTCCGAGATTCCCCACCCCGGCGTTGATCGCCAGCGCGGCTCCTTTGAGTCGCTCCGGGTAGAAGGCGTTGACGTTGGTCAACGACGCCGCGTAGTTGCCTCCGCCCAGCCCGGTCATGGCCGCGCACAACACATATGGCCACAGTGGCAGGCCGGGGTGGGCCAGCAGCACGATGGTCAGACCGGTGGGGATCAGCAGCACGAATGCCGAGAACGTGGTCCAGTTGCGGCCGCCGAACCGGGCGATGCCCAACGTGTAGGGGATGCGCGCACAGCCGCCGATCAGGGTGGCGACGACGCCCAGGAGGAGCCTGTCGCCGGTTGAGAAGCCGTATACGGAGGCGGGCATGAACAACGTCATGACCGACCACAGCGTCCAGATCGAGAACGCGACATGATCGCCGGCAACCGTGCAGAGCAGATTGCGTCTGGCGATCTTGTCGTTGCCGAACAACCAGGATCTGGTGTCTTCGGGATTCCAGTCCGCGATCCGGCGGTTGCAGCCCATATGCTGGTTCACCTTTCCGGGCACCTCGACGGGCACCATGAAGTGAAGAGGCTTGCGCCAAGGTTGGTCTCGATGCTCACATCAGGCGCGCGGGGCAGTCAACTCGAAAGGCCGGTCATTGACTGATAGTTGCGTTTCAGTTGTCTGACAGGCGCCTGGACGCCCCAAATCCGTTGAGGCCGAGAGCGAATGAGACCACACCGCGGCGTCGTGTCGCTTCGTGGGGTTATCGCTCGGCGTCCCGGTGCGCCGCCGTCAGCTCCCCCAACAGGGGGAGAAGATTTCGTCCCGCGAATCCCCCAGCTGCCGTAGAGACGGGTGGCGGACACCACACCAGAGTGATCAGCGAGCCCTGTACCGGATGCGAAGACTCAAGGGGACAGATCACGATGTCATATCTATTCGTTGCCACAGAAGCACTTTCGTCAGCCGCGTCGGACGCGGCCGGTATCGGTTCGGCACTGCGCTCGGCGAATTCGGCGGTGGCGGCCCCCACCACGGCGATAGTGGCCGCCGGCGTCGACGAGGTGTCGATGGCGGTGGCGACGCTGTTCTCCGGACACGGCCAGGCCTATCAGAACCTCTCCACCGCCGCGACGGCATTTCACGACCGGTTTGTGCGGGTCCTCACCGCGAACGCGAGCTTGTACGGGGATGCCGAGGCAGCGAATCTCGCCCTCCTGCAACAGCAGATCCTCGACGCGGTCAACGCTCCCGTCCAGGCGGCAATGGGCCGACCGTTGATCGGCGACGGCGCGGACGGCGCGCCGGGGTCGGGTGCCGACGGCGGTGCGGGTGAATCCTGATGGGTAACGGCGGAAACGGAGGCTCCGGCGCCACCGGTCAAGCCGGCGGTGCGGGTGGCGCGGCCGGCCTGATCGGCAACGGCGGGAACGGCGGGGCCGGGGGCGCCGCCGCTGCCGGCGGCGCGGGCGGCAGCGGCGGCTGGCTCAACGGTTACGGCGGGAACGGTGGCAGCGACGGAGCGTCGACATCGGCCGGCATGACCGGTGGCAACGGGGGTGCGGGCGGCAGCGCCTGGCTCACCTGGCACCGTGGGCGTCAACGGCGCCAACGGCGGCAGTGCCGACGTGACCAAGACGCCGGGGGTCACCGCTGCCGCGGACGCCATCTCAGGAAGCGGAGGTAAGGGCGGCGTGGGCGGTGCCGGTGGCGCAGCCGGCGGCGACGGCGGCACGGCCGGCTACGCCCGAGCCGTGGACGGTGGGGCCCTGGCGGCCTTCGGCGGCAAGGGTGGTGAGGGTGGCGCCGGATTGCCCGGAGGGGCGGGCAGCGCCGGCGGCGCCGGCGGCGCCGGCGGCGACGGGGGTCGCGGTGGGCTGCTGGTCGGCACCGGCGGCAACGGCGGTCTCGGCGGGGCCGGTGGCTTTGGCGGCCGCGGTTCCGGCGGCGGCGTCGGCGGTTCCGGCGGCGGTCACTACTACGTCGATTCGTCCTCCACCAACGGGGCGTACAGTGCCGGCGGAAACTCGTTCGGCGGCATCGGCGGACGGGGCGGCAGTGGCGGCGAGGGAGGCCACGGTGGGCAGGGAGGCGCCGGTGGCGCCGGTGGAAACGCCGGGGCCGGCGGGGTGCTGGTCGGCAACGGCGGGGCCGGCGGCTTCGGCGGGTCGGGTGGTGCCGGGGGCGGCGGCGGCCTGGGCGGCAACGGTGGCGGCGGCGCCGCAGGCGGGAACGCCGGCGCCCCCGATGGCATCGCGTTCGGTGGCGGGGGCGGAGCCGGCGGTGACGCCGGCCACGGCGGTGACGGCGGCAACGGGGGCAACGGGGGTACCGGCGGGACCGGCGGACGCGGTGGCCTGGTCGGGTGGGACGGCACGGACGGCGGCTTTGGTGCCGGCGGGGCGGGGGGAGCCGGCGGCTCGCGGGCGAAGCCGGCGCCGGCGGCGCCGGCGGACTGGGCCTGGGGTCGACTGGCTACGAAGGCATCGCCGGAACTGACGGGCTCAGCAACTCGGACTTCGACGGGCCCCCCGGCACCGCCGGCTACCCGGGTCCGAGCGTCAAGCGCGCGTGGTCTACCCGTAGGCCAGACCGGTGCGGCCGGCCGCGGTTGCGCCACGTGGCCGGCGCACGTAGATCGCCCAGGTCAGCACCGAGGCGGCGACGTAGTAGCCCACGAAGGCCCAGAACGCCGACGTGGCGGTGCCGCTGCTCGAATATGCCTGGCGCAGAGCAAGATTCACCCCGACACCACCGAGCGCGCCGATCGCCCCGGCAAATCCGATGAGGGCGCCGGACATCGAACGCGACCACTGCCGCCGTTCGCTCTCACTCAACGGCAACGAGTGGCTACCGGCTTCGAAGATCGACGGAATCATCTTGTAGACAGAGCCGTTGCCGATCCCGGACAGGATGAACAGCGCCACGAAGCCCACGATGTAGCCGATCATCGTCGAGGTGGGCGCCGGACCGGTGTGGTGGTCGGTGAACGTGCTGACGCTGACCAGGATTCCGGCCGCGAGCAACATCGCGCTGAACGCGCCCAGGGTGACTCGGCCGCCGCCGGCGCGGTCGGCCAGCCGGCCCCCATACACCCGCGACAGCGAACCCAACAGTGGCCCCAGAAAGGCGATCTGAGCGGCGTGCAGGGCGGCCTGAGCGGTGCTCTGGCCGCCGGCGATGAAGTTGATCTGCAGCACCTGGCCGAACGCGAAGGAGAATCCGATGAACGAACCGAAGGTGCCGATGTAGAGCATCGAGATCACCCAGGTGTGCGGCTCGGCCAACACCTTGCGCATAGTATCCATCTCGATGCGGTACTGCTTGAGGTTGTCCATGTACAGTGCCGCACCGATGCCGGCCACGGCCAGCAGCACCAGGTACACCGCGCAGACCCAGTACGGCTGGCGGTCGCCGACGGTGGCGATGACCAGCAGGCCGACCAGCTGGATCATCGGCACGCCGAGGTTGCCGCCCCCGGCGTTCAATGCCAGCGCCCAGCCCTTGAGCCGTTGCGGATAGAAGGCGTTGATGTTCGTCATGGACGATGCGAAGTTGCCGCCACCGAGGCCGGCGAGCGCGGCGCACGCCAGATACGGCCACCACGGCAAGCCCGGATTGGCCAGCAGCACAATCGATCCGACGGTCGGGATGAGCAGTACCAGCGCCGAGAATACGGTCCAGTTGCGGCCGCCGAACTTCGCGGTGGCGAAGGTGTAGGGAAATCGCAGGCAGCCGCCGACCAACGTCGCCGTGGCGCCCAGCAGGAACTTGTCGCCGGCGGAGAATCCGTATACCGATGTCGGCATGAACAGCACCATCACCGACCAGATCGACCAGACGGAGAATCCCACGTGTTCGGCGGCCACCGACCAAATCAGGTTACGCCGGGCGACGTCCTTGTTCCCCGCCTCCCACGCGGCGACATCTTCGGGATCCCAGTCGGAGATAACGTGCGAACGGCGGCGGAACATGAAGACCCCTAACGTCATCGACCTTGCCGCTGACGCTAGAAATCCTTTGTTGCCCGGGCGATTCCGCCAGCGAACCCAGCGTGTGAATTTCCGATCACCCCACCACCACCCGCGGTGTGAGGCTTACCAGACGTCCCCGTCGCGCCAGTCGCACATCAGCTCCGCGGAGGTGTCCAGGGACACGCTGACCGGCAGGACGAAGATCGAGCCGTCGTCGTCGGGAGTGCGGGCCGGGCCGGTGGGAGCCAGCACCGACGTGGGTCCGAGCCAGGGCAGCCACCCGCGGGCCGCATACAACCCGCGGGCGTTCACCGTCGAGCTGAGCGCGCCGAGTTGGTAGGCACCGCGCATCACCTGCTCGACCCCGTCCAGCAGCGCGCGGACCAGCCCCTGTCCGCGCCAATCTTCGCGTACCGCAACGCCTTCGACGTAACCGCACCGCAACGGGTGGCCGCCGTGGATGAGTCGCCGCTGCACGACCGCGGCGTGCGCGATGATCGCGCCGTGGTGCCAGATCAGTGCGTGCATCCCGCCCAGGGTGTGTTCCCAGTCAGCGTCGGTGAAGTCACCGGCGAACGCCGTGGTGACCATCTGGTAGATGCTCTGGCGCGTGTGGCTGTCCAGATCGGCGGTGTGGACCAGGCGTGCGGTGTGCACGTCCCCTGTTTTACCAGGCCGTGCTCACCGGGGCAGCCGCGGACGGGCCCAATGCAGGCGCACATGCTGACCGGGGCGCACCTGGGCGGCCTTGTCGATGTCCTCGTCGATCACCACGCCGATCACCGGGTAGCCGCCGGTCACCGGGTGGTCGGGTCCCAGAATCACCGGTAGCCCGTTGGGGGGCACCTGGATCGCGCCGCGGGTGGCGCCCTCGCTCGGCAGCTGCCGGTCCGGGTCGAGGTGCCGCAGGGGGCGCCCGACCAGGCGCATTCCCACCCGATCGCTGCGGTCGGAGGCCACCCAGTCGGTGTGGACCAGGATGTCAGGGTCGACGAACCAGTCGTCGCGCGGGCCGGGGATCGCCAGTAGCTCGACCGCTTCGGTGGTGATCGCGGCCACCGGGGCCTGGTCCAGTTCGGGGTAGTCGTCGGTGTGGTCGCCGACCGGCAGCACGTCGCCGGCC harbors:
- a CDS encoding uroporphyrinogen-III synthase, which codes for MAQPTPAPLSGYRIAVTSARRAEELCALLRRHGAEVFAAPAISMIALLDDDELHSNTQRLIADPADILVAHTGIGFRGWVAAAEGWGIATELIDSLSSARVISRGPKATGALRAAGLREEWSPESESSHEVAEYLLNSGVAGKRIAVQLHGAADGWDPFPEFLGGLRAAGAEVVPLRVYRWKPVPLDGEFDQLVTGIARRQFDAVSFTSAPAAVAVLERSRDLGIEDQVLAAFRSSVHAMCVGPVTSRPLIRQGVPTSSPERMRLGALARHIAEELPLLGSCSVRAAGHLVDIRGTCVLVDGSVKTVSGSGMAILHALAHRPGEVVGRAELLRLLPGNGGDTHAVDTAVLRLRTALGDRNIVATVVKRGYRLALDGEHDAA
- a CDS encoding 5-oxoprolinase/urea amidolyase family protein, whose protein sequence is MTTTLEILRTGPLAIVQDLGRTGLAHLGVGPSGAADRRSHTLANRLVANPDDRATVEVTFGGLTARVRGGDLDIAITGADTDPTVNGIMFGTNSIHHVRDGQVISLGTPRAGLRTYLAVRGGICVTPVLGSRSYDVMSAIGPLPLQAGDVLPVGDHTDDYPELDQAPVAAITTEAVELLAIPGPRDDWFVDPDILVHTDWVASDRSDRVGMRLVGRPLRHLDPDRQLPSEGATRGAIQVPPNGLPVILGPDHPVTGGYPVIGVVIDEDIDKAAQVRPGQHVRLHWARPRLPR
- a CDS encoding GNAT family N-acetyltransferase, which produces MHTARLVHTADLDSHTRQSIYQMVTTAFAGDFTDADWEHTLGGMHALIWHHGAIIAHAAVVQRRLIHGGHPLRCGYVEGVAVREDWRGQGLVRALLDGVEQVMRGAYQLGALSSTVNARGLYAARGWLPWLGPTSVLAPTGPARTPDDDGSIFVLPVSVSLDTSAELMCDWRDGDVW
- a CDS encoding nitrate/nitrite transporter, encoding MGCNRRIADWNPEDTRSWLFGNDKIARRNLLCTVAGDHVAFSIWTLWSVMTLFMPASVYGFSTGDRLLLGVVATLIGGCARIPYTLGIARFGGRNWTTFSAFVLLIPTGLTIVLLAHPGLPLWPYVLCAAMTGLGGGNYAASLTNVNAFYPERLKGAALAINAGVGNLGVAVIQLVGLLALATAGHRAPYWVCAIYLVLLAIVGIAAALFMDNLEHGIALNTMRSVLFVRHTWVISLLYICTFGSWIGFAFAFGQVLQVNFEEHGESVRHASLHAAQIAFIGPLLGSLARIYGGKLSDRIGGSRVTLGVLGGMIFAAALLVGISTRDDIAPDTTRFTLTGYVFCFMALFILAGMGNGSVFVLIPSIFEARSRSLVAGEAERRHWARAMSGSLIGFCSAVGALGGVGINLALCESYLHSGTETSAYWMFLASYIFAAWLTWRMYVRRPADPVTKNAAEGNAAAIAR
- a CDS encoding nitrate/nitrite transporter, which gives rise to MFRRRSHVISDWDPEDVAAWEAGNKDVARRNLIWSVAAEHVGFSVWSIWSVMVLFMPTSVYGFSAGDKFLLGATATLVGGCLRFPYTFATAKFGGRNWTVFSALVLLIPTVGSIVLLANPGLPWWPYLACAALAGLGGGNFASSMTNINAFYPQRLKGWALALNAGGGNLGVPMIQLVGLLVIATVGDRQPYWVCAVYLVLLAVAGIGAALYMDNLKQYRIEMDTMRKVLAEPHTWVISMLYIGTFGSFIGFSFAFGQVLQINFIAGGQSTAQAALHAAQIAFLGPLLGSLSRVYGGRLADRAGGGRVTLGAFSAMLLAAGILVSVSTFTDHHTGPAPTSTMIGYIVGFVALFILSGIGNGSVYKMIPSIFEAGSHSLPLSESERRQWSRSMSGALIGFAGAIGALGGVGVNLALRQAYSSSGTATSAFWAFVGYYVAASVLTWAIYVRRPRGATAAGRTGLAYG